TTTATCGCATTCCTGAACCTACAAGGCTCGCACACAACCTCTTACAGAAGGTGAGAAAGCGCCTATATTAAAGCCTGATGGGTGAAGAGCAAAAACTCCGCATCCTTTCCAGATTGACAGCTTTTGAAAGAGATGGAGACATAAATTTAGAGAGTTGCATATATATGGCTTCTACGCCAAGAGGCAAAGTTCCAGTTCTCAAGGTTATGCAAACTACCATGTGCGATAAAAACTGCACCTACTGCGCCTTTAGAAGGGATAGAGACATAACTCCAAGGCTCTACATACCACCAGAAGAACTCGCAAAATCTTTTATGAAGCTCTACAATTCCAAGAAGGTAAAAGGTCTTTTCCTCTCATCGGGCATATTCGGACACTCTGAGTTCATCATGGAAAAGATGATAGATACAGTAAAAATTCTAAGGAGCAAGTATGACTTTAAGGGATATGTGCACTTGAAGCTTATGCCGGGCATATCCCTTCAGACGCTGGAAGAAGCGGTAAAGGTGGCGGATAGAGTTTCCATAAATATTGAAACATCAAAGGAAGAAAGGATAAAGAGGATAGCTAAAGGTAAAAGCATATTGCAAGACATACTTCCCAAGATGGAGGCTGTGAATAAGCTACTGCAAAATTACAGAGACAAAAGTCAGATCACCCAGATGATGGTGGGTGTTGATGGAGAAAAGGATGAGGAGATAATAAGAGCCGTTCACTTCCTAAACAGACACTACAGACTCAGCAGAATATACTTCAGCGCCTTCTTTCCTGTAAAAGGCACACCGCTGGAGAACAGACCTCCAGAAAGTCCTCTGCGTGAGTACAGGCTCTATCAGGTGGACTTTCTCATAAGGGACTACCACTTTGAGCTTGAAGACCTAAAGAGAGTGCTGGTGGATGGCAACCTTCCCCTTGACAGAGACCCAAAGGAAGCCTGGGCGCAAGCAAACCCTGAGCTTTTCCCTGTTGAGCTAAACACAGCAGACTACCGTATCTTAATCAGGGTGCCCGGTATAGGAAGAGAAACCGCAAAAGAGATAATAAAGAGGCGCAGGGAGAAAAAATTGGGATATCCTCAGGACCTGAAGGGTATAAGAAACCTCAAAAAGGTGCTCCAGTATACCACATTAAACGGAAGGTACTACGGGACTAAGAGCCTTTTTTGAAAAGTTCAGGCAGTTTAAGAAGGTACAGGTATATGCGCTTCCACCTGCTCCACTCTATGGATGGAAGGTTAGCACCGTAAGTGCCGTTGGCTTCAAGGTCGTTGGCAACACCGGATTTGGCCACCACTTGGACATTGTCGCCTATGCTCACATGGTCTGCCACGCCTACCTGACCAGCGAGAACCACATTCTTGCCAGTTTTTACACTTCCAGCAAGTCCAACTTGAGAGACAAAGATGTTGTTTTCCCCGATCTTACAGTTATGTCCTATCATCACCAGATTGTCTATCTTGGTGCCCCTGCCTATGATGGTCCTGTCTATAAGAGCCCTGTCTATGGTGGTGTTTGCACCTATTTCCACATCGTCTTCTATCACCACGCTACCTATATGATGGAGCTTTGTTATACCCTCTTTGCCAATGTAATATCCAAAACCATCCGCACCTATCACCGCACCGCTATGAATTCTCACCCTCTTACCTATAACACACCTGGGGTATATATGGACACCGCTGAATATAACCGTTT
The DNA window shown above is from Hydrogenobacter thermophilus TK-6 and carries:
- a CDS encoding radical SAM protein codes for the protein MGEEQKLRILSRLTAFERDGDINLESCIYMASTPRGKVPVLKVMQTTMCDKNCTYCAFRRDRDITPRLYIPPEELAKSFMKLYNSKKVKGLFLSSGIFGHSEFIMEKMIDTVKILRSKYDFKGYVHLKLMPGISLQTLEEAVKVADRVSINIETSKEERIKRIAKGKSILQDILPKMEAVNKLLQNYRDKSQITQMMVGVDGEKDEEIIRAVHFLNRHYRLSRIYFSAFFPVKGTPLENRPPESPLREYRLYQVDFLIRDYHFELEDLKRVLVDGNLPLDRDPKEAWAQANPELFPVELNTADYRILIRVPGIGRETAKEIIKRRREKKLGYPQDLKGIRNLKKVLQYTTLNGRYYGTKSLF
- the lpxD gene encoding UDP-3-O-(3-hydroxymyristoyl)glucosamine N-acyltransferase codes for the protein MKLGDVAKLLGGRLEGDKNFEIEGVSSVENPKPKTLVFCSSKRDVERVKDIKQVALVVHTPVQDANCVVVEDVKYAMAMFLRIFYPEEHPSGVSEKAYIGEEVIIGEGVYIAPFTYIGNKVVIGNHVKIYPFSYIGDQCLIGDETVIFSGVHIYPRCVIGKRVRIHSGAVIGADGFGYYIGKEGITKLHHIGSVVIEDDVEIGANTTIDRALIDRTIIGRGTKIDNLVMIGHNCKIGENNIFVSQVGLAGSVKTGKNVVLAGQVGVADHVSIGDNVQVVAKSGVANDLEANGTYGANLPSIEWSRWKRIYLYLLKLPELFKKGS